A portion of the Acidobacteriaceae bacterium genome contains these proteins:
- the lpxC gene encoding UDP-3-O-acyl-N-acetylglucosamine deacetylase, whose product MAIETQFEQTIAGPLAFTGVGLHSGAEVSMRLIPAPAGSGIVFRRSDLDGYEIPANGRNVAKVSYATSLMRQGVLISTTEHLLSALVGLGVDNVIVEIDNLEVPILDGSARPYVEAMLASGFKRQRRKREYIRILKPVEVREGEGPNAKFIGVYPGEGYEIDYMIDFPSPIGHETFAGDLEAGDYASLIAPARTFGFIEDEPMLRNMGLIRGVSDQSAIILSKLATDRETGVKNGPLRFSDEFVRHKVLDLIGDLALAGKRIWGRVVAERAGHAMHTALVQRLLRDRSAWELATRATQPQEQDDAEALSLAEGELQASAA is encoded by the coding sequence CTGGCGATAGAAACCCAATTCGAGCAGACCATCGCCGGGCCGCTGGCCTTCACCGGCGTGGGACTCCACTCCGGTGCCGAAGTCTCGATGCGCCTGATCCCTGCTCCCGCCGGTTCCGGCATCGTCTTTCGCCGTTCTGACCTCGACGGCTACGAAATTCCCGCCAACGGCCGCAACGTCGCCAAGGTCAGCTACGCGACCTCGCTGATGCGCCAGGGCGTGCTCATTTCCACCACCGAACATCTGCTCAGCGCGCTCGTCGGCCTCGGCGTCGACAACGTCATCGTCGAAATCGACAACCTCGAAGTGCCCATCCTCGACGGCTCGGCCCGTCCCTACGTCGAAGCGATGCTGGCCTCTGGCTTCAAGCGTCAGCGCCGCAAGCGCGAGTACATCCGCATCCTGAAGCCCGTCGAAGTCCGAGAAGGCGAAGGCCCCAACGCCAAGTTCATCGGTGTCTACCCCGGTGAAGGCTACGAGATCGACTACATGATCGACTTCCCCTCGCCGATCGGCCACGAGACCTTCGCCGGCGACCTCGAAGCAGGCGACTACGCCAGCCTGATCGCCCCCGCCCGCACCTTCGGCTTCATCGAAGACGAGCCGATGCTGCGCAACATGGGCCTCATCCGCGGCGTCAGCGACCAGTCCGCCATCATCCTCTCGAAGCTCGCCACCGACCGCGAAACAGGCGTCAAAAATGGCCCGCTGCGCTTCTCCGACGAGTTCGTTCGCCACAAGGTGCTCGACCTCATCGGCGACCTCGCTCTCGCAGGCAAACGCATCTGGGGACGTGTCGTTGCAGAACGCGCCGGCCACGCCATGCACACCGCGCTCGTCCAGCGTCTGCTCCGCGACCGCTCCGCCTGGGAGCTCGCCACGCGCGCCACGCAACCGCAGGAACAGGATGACGCCGAGGCCCTCAGCCTCGCCGAAGGCGAACTACAGGCCTCTGCCGCCTAG
- the lptD gene encoding LPS assembly protein LptD — MTKSAPPAVVDTSSAGLPDLSTVPRAIPYAPALPADDRAVFESDTQSRHGDTLLLDGSVEVHYRGRTLRADTVTYNEATGEATAEGHLHLTTDDNDESITASRGSYNIRSGTGRFYDVQGSVGMHNGAAILNHQPQAFLFGGKMVVKTGATRYDVYSGWVTSCQLPKPDWLLSSSHIWVDDQKAHASGSTFRLLNVPILFLPYVTHPVDATARQSGLLIPVISQSSTKGFIFGEQVYLVLGRSADLTAGFEYFSSRGFSESGTFRYRGRGLDFASAHFSALQDRGYYDTNGFYINQGGQDVTGSFRRDFTQKTRAVGDAEYLSSYVYREAFNNNFNQAVSSDITSLAYISHTTNGFIFDGRFERYQGLKRVPYTNSAGQAIAGQEVRIFHAPTFEANSMDHHLGRTPFLWTVNASVGGLKRVQPNFSTQGVVPRADIRGELALPFHAEGWNGVGSIALRETHYSKSRTTPYGAAATPVEVNVPVDRTSLDMKLDLRAPVLERTFEVPTRWQKYFGTEVRHTIEPELTYRNVRGIDNFLSLLRFDDVDLASDTNELEYGVTQHLYFRARPKKASANDCPVQSDAKTATSDSTGAHDSFLPTSTSDTDANGITSADATAADLPTRASGHHPKTTCKPQTPQQKEWFSWKVAEKRFFDPGFGGAVINSRRNIFDATLDLSGIAYLTEPRDISPVVSRMRFRTSGHTDIEWDFDLDPGAKRFTSNNVFLDVHENQWFGGVSYANLNAPGRSYTEIINTTKNTSTLQSSANSTFQQMRFLLGYGAPTKPGFAAAANAGIDLDNASLQYGSLQTSYNWNCCGLSVEYRKYELGSTRNEGVYRFSFTLINIGSAGNLRRSERLF, encoded by the coding sequence GTGACGAAATCGGCACCTCCTGCCGTGGTAGATACCTCCAGCGCTGGTCTTCCCGACCTCAGCACCGTCCCGCGAGCCATTCCCTACGCGCCCGCGCTGCCCGCTGACGACCGCGCAGTCTTCGAAAGCGACACCCAATCCCGCCACGGCGACACCCTTCTGCTCGACGGCTCCGTCGAGGTTCACTACCGTGGACGCACCCTTCGCGCTGACACCGTCACCTACAACGAAGCCACCGGAGAAGCCACCGCCGAAGGCCATCTGCACCTGACCACCGACGACAACGACGAGTCCATCACCGCCAGCCGGGGCTCGTACAACATCCGCTCCGGCACCGGCCGCTTCTACGACGTGCAGGGCTCCGTCGGGATGCACAACGGCGCAGCCATCCTCAACCACCAGCCGCAGGCGTTTCTCTTCGGCGGCAAGATGGTCGTCAAGACCGGCGCGACACGCTACGACGTCTACAGCGGCTGGGTCACGAGCTGCCAGCTCCCCAAGCCCGACTGGCTTCTCTCGTCCAGCCACATCTGGGTCGATGACCAGAAGGCGCACGCCTCCGGCTCTACCTTCCGCCTGCTGAACGTCCCCATCCTCTTCCTCCCGTACGTCACGCACCCGGTCGACGCCACCGCCCGCCAGAGCGGCCTGCTGATCCCCGTCATCAGCCAGTCCTCGACCAAAGGCTTCATCTTCGGCGAACAGGTCTACCTCGTGCTCGGTCGCTCCGCCGACCTCACCGCAGGCTTCGAGTACTTCTCCTCCCGCGGCTTCTCCGAGTCCGGCACCTTCCGCTACCGCGGCCGTGGCCTCGACTTCGCCAGCGCCCACTTCTCCGCGCTCCAGGACCGCGGCTACTACGACACCAATGGCTTCTACATCAACCAGGGCGGGCAGGACGTCACAGGCAGCTTCCGGCGCGACTTCACGCAGAAAACCCGCGCCGTCGGCGACGCTGAGTACCTCAGCTCCTACGTCTACCGCGAGGCCTTCAACAACAACTTCAACCAGGCCGTCAGCTCCGACATCACCTCCCTGGCCTACATCTCGCACACCACCAACGGCTTCATCTTCGACGGGCGCTTCGAACGCTACCAGGGCCTGAAGCGCGTGCCGTACACCAACTCGGCAGGGCAGGCGATCGCCGGGCAGGAAGTCCGCATCTTCCACGCGCCCACCTTCGAAGCGAACTCCATGGACCACCACCTCGGCCGCACTCCGTTCCTCTGGACGGTGAACGCCTCCGTCGGCGGCCTGAAGCGCGTGCAGCCCAACTTCAGCACGCAGGGTGTCGTTCCTCGCGCCGACATCCGTGGCGAACTCGCTCTCCCGTTCCACGCCGAAGGCTGGAATGGCGTCGGCTCCATCGCGCTTCGCGAAACCCATTACTCCAAGAGCCGCACGACCCCCTACGGTGCCGCAGCGACTCCCGTGGAGGTGAACGTCCCGGTCGATCGCACCTCGCTCGATATGAAGCTCGACCTGCGCGCGCCCGTGCTGGAACGCACCTTCGAAGTGCCGACCCGCTGGCAGAAGTACTTCGGCACCGAGGTCCGCCACACTATCGAGCCAGAGCTCACCTATCGCAACGTGCGCGGCATCGACAACTTCCTCAGCCTCCTGCGCTTTGACGATGTCGATCTCGCCTCCGACACCAACGAACTCGAGTACGGCGTCACCCAGCACCTCTACTTCCGCGCCAGGCCAAAGAAGGCCTCTGCGAACGATTGCCCCGTCCAGTCCGACGCAAAGACCGCCACCAGCGACAGCACAGGCGCGCATGACAGCTTCCTGCCCACCTCCACCAGCGATACAGACGCCAACGGCATCACCTCTGCCGACGCGACCGCCGCCGACCTGCCCACACGCGCCAGCGGTCACCATCCCAAAACCACCTGCAAACCGCAAACGCCGCAGCAGAAGGAGTGGTTCTCGTGGAAGGTCGCCGAAAAGCGCTTCTTTGACCCCGGCTTCGGCGGCGCGGTCATCAACAGCCGACGGAATATCTTCGACGCCACGCTGGACCTCAGCGGCATCGCCTACCTCACCGAGCCGCGCGATATCTCGCCGGTCGTCTCGCGGATGCGCTTCCGCACCTCGGGCCACACGGACATTGAGTGGGACTTCGACCTTGACCCCGGCGCGAAGCGTTTCACCAGCAATAACGTCTTCCTCGACGTGCATGAGAACCAGTGGTTCGGCGGCGTCTCCTACGCCAACCTGAACGCCCCCGGCCGCTCGTACACAGAGATCATCAACACGACCAAGAACACCTCGACCCTGCAATCCTCGGCCAACTCGACCTTCCAGCAGATGCGCTTCCTGCTCGGCTACGGCGCCCCCACCAAGCCGGGCTTCGCGGCCGCCGCCAACGCCGGAATCGACCTCGACAACGCCAGCCTGCAGTACGGCTCGCTCCAGACCAGCTACAACTGGAACTGCTGCGGCCTCTCCGTCGAGTACCGCAAGTACGAACTCGGTTCCACCCGAAACGAAGGCGTCTACCGCTTCTCGTTTACGCTCATCAACATAGGCTCGGCAGGCAATCTGCGCCGCTCCGAACGCCTCTTCTAG
- a CDS encoding RDD family protein yields the protein MSIGGGAQRETVADESQLLLTGTDGAAGSGLKQAVAERLAAHRNRRATEQAHAEESQAMAMARAERVRKESRRGASLVRDAVAARYEQSQSYREFLAAEAERAIQQAQAEAEVAALTMRAVAEAQQKLLDELAEYDRPKLVVSEFVPEPMKAEIRSELAHELADIVLGAQELIAEPIGLSIVEQPMISEAAPAISMPVGKVSVRMPEEFAAKSRTDSVRQSRIVEQSPEELAELEDEIAFRLAPEFAPMAMELTPIPANIIEFPRQLIAPRKARPRLAEGPLMDEPQAETSAASPQLRIFEVEADQVAIEPEPVESFQGAPEWQSLLLESYVSVEHPTPNEAQAQFTFTPQPAPMQRRVIAVAVDGMCVATAYLLFATAVAYICGPNLAASKASTLAGASAAVIALFYLAYQMLFFTFSDATPGMRYAHIALCTFGDDYPTRKEMRRRTLANLLAACPLGLGFAWVLLDNDRLGWHDRISRMYQRAY from the coding sequence GTGAGCATTGGTGGAGGAGCGCAGCGGGAAACAGTGGCCGACGAGAGCCAACTCCTGCTCACGGGTACGGACGGAGCTGCAGGCAGCGGGCTGAAACAGGCTGTGGCAGAACGGCTTGCGGCGCACCGCAATCGCCGCGCCACCGAACAGGCCCACGCCGAAGAGAGCCAGGCGATGGCGATGGCCCGGGCAGAGCGCGTTCGCAAAGAAAGCCGCCGTGGAGCCAGTCTGGTACGCGATGCCGTGGCCGCACGCTACGAACAGAGCCAGAGCTACCGAGAGTTTCTTGCTGCCGAAGCCGAACGGGCGATTCAACAGGCACAGGCAGAGGCCGAAGTGGCCGCGCTGACCATGCGCGCCGTGGCCGAAGCCCAGCAGAAGCTGCTGGATGAGCTTGCCGAGTACGACCGGCCCAAGCTGGTGGTTTCCGAGTTTGTCCCGGAGCCGATGAAGGCTGAGATTCGTTCAGAGCTGGCGCATGAGCTGGCAGACATTGTGCTTGGCGCGCAGGAGTTAATCGCCGAGCCGATAGGGTTGTCGATTGTTGAGCAGCCGATGATTTCGGAAGCTGCTCCGGCGATTTCCATGCCCGTGGGCAAGGTCTCCGTGCGCATGCCGGAAGAGTTTGCGGCGAAGTCGCGGACCGATAGCGTTCGTCAGAGCCGGATCGTGGAGCAAAGCCCGGAAGAGCTGGCCGAGCTTGAGGACGAGATCGCATTCCGTCTGGCCCCGGAGTTTGCTCCGATGGCGATGGAGCTGACGCCGATCCCGGCCAACATCATTGAGTTTCCGCGGCAGTTGATTGCGCCACGCAAGGCGCGTCCCCGACTGGCAGAAGGCCCGTTGATGGACGAACCGCAGGCAGAGACCTCGGCAGCCTCTCCGCAGCTCCGCATCTTTGAGGTGGAAGCCGATCAGGTTGCGATCGAGCCGGAGCCGGTCGAGAGCTTTCAAGGCGCGCCGGAGTGGCAGAGCCTTCTGCTTGAGTCCTACGTTTCGGTAGAACATCCGACGCCGAACGAGGCACAGGCGCAGTTCACCTTTACGCCGCAGCCTGCACCGATGCAGCGCCGCGTGATCGCGGTGGCGGTGGACGGCATGTGTGTGGCGACGGCGTACCTGCTGTTCGCTACCGCTGTGGCTTATATCTGTGGCCCGAACCTTGCGGCTTCAAAAGCGAGCACGCTGGCGGGCGCTTCGGCAGCGGTAATTGCGCTCTTTTACCTCGCCTATCAAATGCTGTTTTTCACGTTCTCGGATGCGACGCCGGGTATGCGCTACGCGCACATCGCTCTGTGCACGTTTGGCGATGACTATCCGACTCGCAAGGAGATGCGCCGCCGCACACTGGCGAACCTGCTGGCGGCTTGCCCGCTGGGGCTGGGGTTTGCGTGGGTGCTGCTGGATAACGATCGGTTGGGATGGCATGACCGAATCTCGAGAATGTATCAGCGTGCTTACTAA
- a CDS encoding GGDEF domain-containing protein: MMPHWQFDPASVFLAGTAVELMFACTMLVIALSDRRTQGTRWFSAMAALNLVGTSFRLWHGRDDRLIWDIRFAAWALLTGFLMHGGVQWFAARRKPKYQPWILLVTVVLFLCGINPGSRQLEILFLLRVAALALYGHMMWMLWRPKLVALQTATRWSAFSLVLMALLRIVRMLMHLGLLPAASSAGLDHLRELGLAATMFTELSFVALYVAEVKMRLHEETRIDVLTGLKNRRAFEELAQRAVETAVARGYALSMLMLDLDHFKTLNDTWGHVVGDRALSLVGSVLVNTMGDGMLVMRLGGEEFAVLLPEMEMDEAQAVAETLRAAVAKLKLSQDGEEVSVTASLGVSSLQRGEVTWQLMLQRADVALYRAKAAGRNRVERCVAGTHPPMPHSGEMSAWQRMFRGQGPLL; the protein is encoded by the coding sequence ATGATGCCGCATTGGCAATTTGACCCCGCATCTGTGTTCTTAGCGGGTACGGCCGTAGAACTGATGTTTGCGTGCACGATGCTTGTGATTGCTCTGAGCGATCGGCGCACGCAGGGAACACGCTGGTTCAGCGCGATGGCGGCATTGAATCTGGTCGGCACGTCGTTTCGTCTGTGGCACGGTCGTGACGACCGCCTGATTTGGGATATCCGCTTCGCTGCGTGGGCTCTGCTGACGGGCTTTCTGATGCATGGGGGTGTTCAGTGGTTCGCTGCGCGCCGCAAGCCAAAGTACCAGCCGTGGATACTTCTTGTAACCGTGGTTTTGTTCCTTTGCGGGATCAATCCGGGCTCCAGACAGCTTGAGATCCTGTTCCTGCTGCGAGTTGCCGCCCTCGCGCTGTATGGGCACATGATGTGGATGCTGTGGCGGCCAAAGCTTGTGGCCCTGCAAACGGCGACCCGCTGGAGCGCGTTCTCCCTTGTTCTGATGGCACTGCTGCGGATCGTGCGGATGCTCATGCATCTTGGACTGCTCCCTGCTGCCTCGTCGGCTGGGCTGGACCATCTCCGGGAGCTTGGCCTGGCCGCCACGATGTTTACGGAACTGTCGTTTGTGGCCCTGTACGTTGCGGAAGTGAAGATGCGTCTGCATGAGGAGACGCGTATCGACGTGCTGACGGGGTTGAAGAACCGCCGGGCGTTTGAAGAGTTGGCGCAGCGTGCGGTAGAAACCGCGGTGGCGCGAGGCTACGCGCTTTCCATGCTGATGCTGGACCTTGACCACTTCAAGACGCTGAACGATACCTGGGGCCATGTGGTGGGGGACCGCGCGTTGAGCCTGGTTGGCTCCGTGCTGGTGAACACGATGGGTGACGGGATGCTCGTCATGCGGCTGGGTGGCGAAGAGTTTGCGGTCCTGCTGCCTGAGATGGAGATGGACGAAGCGCAGGCTGTTGCGGAGACGCTGCGCGCTGCGGTCGCAAAGTTGAAGCTGAGCCAGGATGGCGAAGAAGTTTCGGTGACCGCGTCGCTGGGAGTGAGCTCTCTGCAGCGGGGCGAAGTGACGTGGCAACTCATGTTGCAGCGCGCGGACGTAGCTCTGTACAGAGCGAAGGCTGCGGGCCGCAATCGTGTGGAGCGCTGCGTTGCAGGAACGCATCCTCCGATGCCGCACTCGGGTGAGATGTCGGCGTGGCAGAGGATGTTTCGCGGGCAAGGGCCGTTGCTGTAG
- the murQ gene encoding N-acetylmuramic acid 6-phosphate etherase, with protein sequence MAISAEDLAALSTEQRNRASEQLDSMSTLEMLTTINDEDAKIAAAVRAELPQIAASVDRIADRFQHGGRLFYIGAGTSGRLGVLDASECPPTFSVDPSLVQGLIAGGDSALRKSSEHSEDSHVAGANDLHSAGFTSNDTLVGIAASGRTPYVLGAIEYARNLNALTIGLSCVANSALAQAAEIAITPVTGPEVVTGSTRMKAGTATKLVLNMLSTGVMVRTGATYGNLMVNVRATNEKLVKRAERIVADATGADLSLAAETLRSAGMSVKIAIVMLKQSTDRTSAEAKLAQAHGVLRKALGE encoded by the coding sequence ATGGCCATTTCCGCGGAAGACCTCGCCGCACTCTCCACCGAGCAGCGCAACCGCGCCAGCGAGCAGCTCGACAGCATGTCGACGCTCGAAATGCTCACCACGATCAACGACGAAGACGCAAAGATCGCCGCTGCCGTTCGCGCAGAGTTGCCGCAGATCGCCGCCTCCGTCGACCGCATCGCCGACCGCTTCCAGCACGGTGGCCGACTCTTCTACATCGGCGCAGGAACCAGCGGCCGCCTCGGCGTACTGGACGCCAGCGAGTGCCCTCCCACCTTCTCCGTAGACCCCTCCCTCGTCCAGGGGCTCATCGCCGGTGGCGACAGCGCACTGCGCAAATCCAGCGAACACAGCGAAGACTCACACGTCGCCGGAGCCAACGACCTGCACAGCGCAGGCTTCACCTCAAACGACACACTCGTCGGCATCGCCGCCAGCGGACGCACGCCCTACGTGCTCGGTGCCATCGAATACGCGCGCAACCTCAACGCTCTCACCATCGGTCTTAGCTGCGTCGCCAACTCCGCGCTCGCGCAGGCCGCCGAGATCGCCATCACGCCCGTCACCGGCCCAGAAGTGGTCACGGGCTCCACACGCATGAAGGCCGGCACGGCCACCAAACTGGTGCTCAATATGCTTTCGACCGGCGTGATGGTGCGTACCGGAGCCACCTACGGCAACCTGATGGTCAACGTCCGCGCGACCAATGAAAAACTCGTCAAACGTGCCGAGCGCATCGTCGCGGACGCCACCGGCGCAGACCTTTCGCTTGCTGCAGAAACCTTGCGGAGCGCAGGCATGAGCGTCAAAATCGCCATCGTCATGTTGAAGCAATCGACGGACCGCACCAGCGCCGAAGCAAAGCTCGCGCAGGCCCATGGCGTCCTTCGCAAAGCTCTCGGCGAATAG
- a CDS encoding MFS transporter produces MADGESSTELQAAHSSTVAWQSTEFRAFAASRLLGTIGAEAQAVAVAWQVYQLTHSALALGYTGLALFLPGMFFVLPAGHLADLADRRSVILGCYTMQLLATASLLLLTLHGIHNIWAVYGLLFLIGTGRAFAGPAQSSILPSLVPKEHFLNAVTWGASIFQTANALGPMVGGLLFTLPLAKWFPKIGHLQGAPIVYCFTLCAFALFLVSMLRIHPREAAEKKGFTMGAALDGLRYVVKTRLLLGSISLDLFAVLFGGAVSLLPIFAQDVLHGGAQALGLLRAMPSVGALLVSLLLSLRPLKRRAGRTMLMCVGGFATATIVFGLSRSVWLSCAALFVTGACDMVSVVVRQSILQLATPPEMRGRVSAVNWLFLGASNELGEYESGVTAYWLGAVRAVVVGGVASLTVTGLWSVFFPALRHADELTPESLRAVEAQFATTEPMQ; encoded by the coding sequence ATGGCGGACGGAGAAAGTTCAACCGAATTGCAGGCTGCGCATTCTTCTACAGTGGCGTGGCAGTCAACGGAGTTTCGAGCCTTTGCCGCATCGCGGCTGTTGGGCACCATCGGCGCGGAAGCGCAGGCCGTTGCGGTGGCGTGGCAGGTGTATCAGCTGACGCACTCTGCGCTGGCGCTGGGATACACGGGCCTCGCGCTGTTCCTGCCGGGCATGTTCTTCGTGCTGCCTGCGGGGCACCTGGCAGATTTGGCTGATCGTCGCTCGGTGATTCTTGGCTGCTACACGATGCAGCTGCTGGCGACGGCTTCCCTTCTGCTGCTCACGCTGCACGGCATCCACAACATCTGGGCGGTGTATGGCCTTCTGTTTCTCATCGGCACAGGGCGTGCGTTTGCGGGGCCGGCGCAGTCGTCGATTCTGCCATCGCTGGTGCCGAAGGAACACTTTCTGAACGCGGTGACGTGGGGCGCAAGCATCTTCCAGACGGCGAACGCGTTGGGGCCGATGGTGGGCGGCTTGCTGTTCACGCTGCCGCTGGCGAAGTGGTTTCCGAAGATCGGGCATCTACAGGGCGCGCCCATTGTGTACTGTTTCACGCTCTGTGCGTTTGCGTTGTTCCTGGTGAGCATGCTGCGGATTCATCCGCGTGAGGCTGCGGAGAAGAAGGGTTTCACGATGGGCGCGGCGCTGGACGGGCTGCGTTATGTGGTGAAGACGCGCCTGCTGCTGGGTTCGATCTCGCTGGATCTATTTGCGGTGTTGTTTGGCGGCGCGGTGTCGTTGCTGCCAATCTTTGCGCAGGATGTTCTGCACGGCGGCGCGCAGGCGTTGGGTCTGCTGCGTGCGATGCCGAGTGTGGGTGCGTTGCTGGTCTCGCTGTTGCTCTCGTTGCGACCGCTGAAGCGTCGCGCGGGGCGCACGATGCTGATGTGCGTGGGCGGCTTTGCGACAGCGACGATCGTCTTTGGCCTGAGTCGCAGTGTGTGGCTGAGTTGCGCGGCTCTGTTCGTTACAGGCGCGTGCGACATGGTGAGCGTCGTGGTGCGGCAGAGCATTCTGCAGTTGGCGACTCCACCGGAGATGCGTGGCCGCGTTTCGGCGGTCAACTGGCTGTTCCTCGGCGCATCGAACGAACTGGGTGAGTACGAGAGCGGCGTGACCGCGTACTGGCTGGGCGCTGTGCGTGCGGTGGTTGTGGGCGGTGTGGCAAGCCTTACGGTGACCGGGCTGTGGAGTGTTTTCTTCCCGGCGCTGCGCCATGCTGATGAACTGACGCCGGAGAGTTTGCGTGCGGTCGAAGCGCAGTTCGCCACGACCGAGCCCATGCAGTAG
- a CDS encoding alpha/beta hydrolase-fold protein, whose translation MKSLLIATLALVSPLAIAQSAAPAKAPLPPPSLLGRSAEVHADHTVTFRVAAPNAQDVKLTIDTLLKPLPMTRGDDGIWSVTTAALRPEIYDYAFLVDGVHQPDPVQRDVHNSFMGLESLVTVPGTPAEPWQFADVAHGTLTLHRFTTHVALNLPGNQSEYLVYTPAGYDAKKKGGYPVLYLLHGYLDDNKAWTSVGRAHFVLDSMIASGKAKPMIVVMPLGYGDWTFLTGGFGQWEQPDRVSLNSDRFIDSLETEVMPAVEHDYNTAKGRENRAVAGLSMGGLETLTLGLRHPEQFAYVAGMSAALHLHDFDKLAPNVNPKTANYKLFWTSVGTDDHLLQANRDFAVWAKAKGYNLQANETPGAHQWPVWRENLVTILPLLFR comes from the coding sequence ATGAAGAGCCTGTTGATCGCCACACTTGCCCTTGTGTCCCCGCTCGCCATCGCGCAGAGCGCAGCTCCAGCCAAGGCGCCACTGCCGCCGCCATCCCTGCTCGGTCGCTCCGCCGAAGTGCATGCCGATCACACCGTGACCTTCCGCGTCGCAGCACCCAACGCGCAGGACGTAAAGCTCACGATCGACACTCTCTTGAAACCGCTGCCCATGACGCGCGGCGACGACGGCATCTGGAGCGTGACCACCGCAGCGCTGCGGCCAGAGATCTACGACTACGCCTTCCTCGTCGATGGCGTCCACCAGCCCGACCCCGTGCAGCGGGACGTACACAACAGCTTCATGGGCCTTGAGAGCCTCGTCACCGTGCCCGGCACACCCGCCGAGCCATGGCAGTTCGCCGACGTCGCACACGGCACGCTCACGCTGCACCGCTTCACCACGCACGTCGCCCTGAACCTTCCGGGCAACCAGAGCGAGTACCTCGTCTACACGCCCGCAGGCTACGACGCAAAGAAAAAAGGGGGCTATCCCGTGCTCTATCTTCTGCACGGCTACCTCGACGACAACAAGGCCTGGACCTCGGTTGGCCGAGCGCACTTCGTGCTCGACAGCATGATCGCCAGCGGCAAGGCCAAGCCCATGATCGTCGTCATGCCGCTCGGCTACGGGGACTGGACCTTCCTCACCGGCGGCTTCGGGCAGTGGGAGCAACCTGACCGCGTCAGCCTCAACTCCGACCGCTTCATCGACTCGCTTGAAACCGAAGTGATGCCCGCCGTAGAGCACGACTACAACACCGCCAAAGGCCGCGAGAACCGCGCCGTTGCCGGGCTTTCGATGGGCGGCCTTGAAACTCTCACCCTCGGCCTGCGCCATCCGGAGCAGTTCGCCTACGTCGCGGGCATGAGCGCCGCGCTGCACTTGCATGACTTCGACAAACTCGCTCCCAACGTCAATCCGAAGACCGCTAACTACAAGCTCTTCTGGACCTCTGTCGGAACCGACGACCATCTGCTGCAAGCCAACCGCGACTTCGCCGTGTGGGCCAAGGCCAAGGGCTACAACCTCCAGGCCAACGAAACACCCGGAGCCCACCAATGGCCCGTCTGGCGCGAGAACCTCGTCACCATTCTGCCCCTGCTCTTTCGGTAG